A single region of the Panthera tigris isolate Pti1 chromosome B1, P.tigris_Pti1_mat1.1, whole genome shotgun sequence genome encodes:
- the LYAR gene encoding cell growth-regulating nucleolar protein isoform X3, producing the protein MVAKVMKKINELIKRPNVSPKVRELLEQISGFDNVPRKKAKFQNWMKNSLKVHNESILEQVWSIFSEASGNEPVSKGQDRQPLKQGANPPGAELSTKVPASQTNDTPEKQAEVKKNKRERKEERQKNRKKEKKELKLEGHQENSRGQKPKKRKTGQEREADQEAGGQAPGSAGEKSQSEGGKAKGAADGARDAKEELTKPPPGKRKKHADDEADTKKKKRKLSGHSEGGEPENHGAPAKGKFNWKGTIKAVLKQAPDNEVAIKKLRKKVLAQYYAVTEEHHRSEEELLTIFNKKISKSPTFKLVKDKVKLLK; encoded by the exons aaaattaatgaattaataaaaagacCCAACGTGAGCCCCAAAGTGAGGGAACTTTTAGAGCAAATTAGTGGTTTTGACAACGTTCCCAGGAAAAAGGCGAAATTTCAG AACTGGATGAAGAACAGTTTAAAAGTTCATAATGAGTCCATTCTGGAGCAGGTGTGGAGTATCTTTTCTGAAGCTTCTGGCAAC GAACCGGTCAGTAAGGGGCAGGACCGACAGCCACTCAAGCAAGGGGCCAACCCGCCCGGCGCAGAACTTTCCACGAAGGTTCCAGCCTCCCAGACAAATGACACCCCGGAAAAGCAAGCAGAGgtgaagaagaataaaagagaaaggaaggaagaaaggcagaagaatagaaaaaaagagaagaaagaactaaaattaGAAGGCCACCAGGAGAATTCAAGGGGTCAGAAGCCTAAGAAGCGCAAAACAGGGCAAGAGCGAGAGGCCGATCAGGAGGCTGGAgggcaggccccgggctctgcaGGGGAGAAGAGCCAGAGCGAGGGGGGCAAGGCCAAGGGGGCGGCGGACGGAGCCAGAGACGCCAAGGAGGAGCTGACGAAGCCGCCGCCCGGGAAGAGAAAGAAGCACGCGGACG ATGAAGCAGataccaagaagaaaaagaggaagctctCGGGACATTCTGAGGGTGGAGAACCGGAAAACCATGGGGCTCCTGCAAAAG GTAAATTCAACTGGAAGGGAACTATTAAAGCAGTTCTGAAACAGGCCCCGGACAACGAAGTAGCAATCAAAAAGCTAAGGAAAAAG GTTTTAGCTCAGTATTACGCGGTGACAGAGGAACACCACAGATCCGAAGAGGAGCTCCTGACCATCTTTAACAAGAAGATCAGCAAGAGCCCCACCTTCAAGTTAGTAAAGGACAAAGTCAAGCTtttgaaatga